One stretch of Geoalkalibacter ferrihydriticus DSM 17813 DNA includes these proteins:
- a CDS encoding cation diffusion facilitator family transporter yields the protein MAEGNHFDRKLTKGFVFAIALTSVTFVAEVIGGLWTNSLALLSDAAHVFSDLFALALSLMAIKLASRPATDRRTYGWHRAEILASLINGATLLLMAVGILFEAWRRILDPQEVKSLEMFIIATVGLVMNLIVASRLHGHSHDDLNVRSAFLHVIGDAIASVGVILGGVVMLLTGWYVVDALVSVAIVLIIGFGALRIMRAAVHILLEGVPPHIDINEIVTKMRAVEGVNDVHHLHCWSICSHITSLSAHVDVEPQFRLRQGQIVGEIEEMLEHDYHITHTTLQCECSSCLSGPVIQQLEHRPRRSSLCSHGKGPRDHDHHHS from the coding sequence ATGGCGGAAGGCAACCATTTCGACCGGAAACTCACCAAGGGCTTCGTCTTTGCCATCGCCCTGACCAGCGTTACCTTCGTCGCGGAGGTCATCGGTGGCCTGTGGACCAACTCTCTGGCACTGCTTTCCGATGCCGCCCATGTGTTCAGCGATCTCTTCGCCCTGGCGCTGTCGTTGATGGCGATCAAGCTCGCTTCGCGCCCGGCCACCGACCGGCGCACCTATGGCTGGCACCGCGCCGAGATTCTCGCTTCGCTGATCAACGGCGCGACGTTGCTGCTTATGGCCGTGGGCATTCTCTTCGAGGCCTGGCGGCGTATTCTCGACCCCCAGGAGGTCAAAAGCCTGGAAATGTTCATCATCGCCACCGTCGGGCTGGTAATGAATCTGATTGTGGCATCGCGCCTGCATGGCCACTCCCACGACGATCTCAACGTGCGCAGCGCCTTTCTTCATGTGATCGGCGATGCCATCGCCTCGGTGGGGGTAATCCTGGGCGGTGTGGTGATGCTGTTGACCGGCTGGTACGTGGTGGACGCTCTGGTCTCCGTGGCCATTGTGCTGATCATCGGCTTTGGCGCGCTGCGCATCATGCGCGCCGCCGTGCATATCTTGCTCGAAGGGGTGCCGCCGCACATCGACATCAATGAGATCGTAACCAAAATGCGTGCGGTGGAGGGCGTCAACGACGTGCATCACCTGCACTGCTGGTCGATCTGTTCGCACATAACCTCGCTGTCGGCGCATGTCGACGTGGAGCCACAGTTCCGCCTGCGTCAAGGACAGATCGTGGGCGAGATCGAAGAGATGCTCGAGCACGACTACCATATAACCCATACCACCCTGCAGTGCGAGTGTTCGAGTTGCCTGAGCGGCCCGGTGATTCAGCAGCTGGAACACCGCCCGCGGCGTTCCAGCTTGTGCAGTCACGGCAAAGGGCCTCGCGACCACGACCACCATCATTCTTGA
- a CDS encoding carbon-nitrogen family hydrolase, with amino-acid sequence MNRQIRSAAIQFNITLGDVARNRGKAFSALQQAADDGVQLAVLPEMWSTGYDYRRLVELAKETPAILAELQETAARLGLVVVGSLPESEDGKLYNSATVIDRGELRGRYRKLHLFSTMGEDRFLAAGDSTLVVPTSVGRLGVAICYDLRFPELFRKLALEGAEILCLPAEWPKPRQEHWRTLLRARAIENQQFVVAANCCGIQGKLDFFGMSLLISPWGEVLAEGGETDCQPTALFDFEQMTSFRSKIRCFQDRRPEIYGTLP; translated from the coding sequence ATGAATCGACAGATCCGCTCCGCGGCAATCCAATTCAACATTACCCTCGGCGACGTCGCGCGCAACCGCGGCAAAGCATTCTCTGCCCTGCAACAGGCGGCTGACGACGGCGTGCAGCTTGCCGTTCTGCCGGAAATGTGGAGCACCGGCTATGACTATCGCCGCCTGGTCGAACTGGCCAAGGAAACGCCGGCGATTCTCGCCGAGCTACAGGAGACTGCAGCGCGCCTCGGGCTGGTGGTGGTCGGCAGCCTGCCGGAAAGCGAGGACGGCAAACTCTACAACAGTGCCACGGTGATCGATCGGGGCGAATTGCGCGGCAGATACCGCAAACTGCATCTGTTTTCGACCATGGGGGAGGACCGCTTCCTCGCGGCCGGCGACAGCACCCTGGTGGTGCCGACCTCGGTGGGACGGCTGGGGGTGGCGATCTGCTACGACCTGCGCTTTCCCGAACTGTTCCGCAAACTGGCCCTGGAAGGCGCGGAGATTCTGTGTCTGCCGGCGGAGTGGCCCAAACCCCGCCAGGAGCACTGGCGCACCCTGCTGCGCGCGCGCGCCATTGAAAACCAGCAATTCGTGGTCGCCGCCAACTGCTGCGGCATCCAAGGCAAACTGGATTTTTTCGGCATGAGCCTGCTCATTTCGCCCTGGGGCGAAGTCCTCGCCGAAGGCGGCGAAACCGATTGTCAGCCCACGGCTCTCTTCGATTTCGAGCAAATGACGAGCTTCCGCAGCAAGATTCGCTGCTTTCAGGACCGGCGCCCGGAAATCTACGGCACCCTGCCCTGA
- a CDS encoding Na+/H+ antiporter subunit E, with translation MSRLVTFLILFVFWMMLSGMFDAFHLFLGVISCAAVAWFSSHLLFPDGKIGVAGRSVLGMAVYLPWLFWQIVVANVQVARIVLHPRMLELINPKIVRFTTSLKSPFARVTFGQSITLTPGTITINIDNDEFTVYALTDDTAASLPGEMERRVAAALEEERG, from the coding sequence ATGAGCAGGCTTGTAACTTTTTTGATTTTGTTCGTGTTCTGGATGATGTTGTCCGGGATGTTCGACGCCTTCCACCTGTTTCTCGGCGTGATCTCCTGCGCGGCGGTCGCATGGTTTTCTTCCCACCTGCTGTTTCCCGACGGCAAGATTGGGGTCGCCGGGCGTTCGGTTCTGGGCATGGCAGTCTATCTGCCCTGGCTGTTCTGGCAAATCGTGGTCGCCAACGTGCAGGTGGCCAGAATCGTGCTGCACCCGCGCATGCTCGAACTCATCAACCCGAAGATCGTGCGGTTTACCACCAGTCTCAAGTCGCCTTTTGCGCGGGTAACCTTCGGCCAGTCCATTACCCTGACTCCCGGCACCATCACCATCAACATCGACAACGACGAATTTACCGTTTACGCTCTGACCGACGACACCGCGGCGAGTCTGCCGGGTGAAATGGAGCGGCGGGTGGCGGCGGCGCTGGAAGAGGAGCGCGGGTGA
- a CDS encoding monovalent cation/H+ antiporter complex subunit F, translating to METFILTVAVVLTLLILLTLYRVVAGPTVLDRIVGLTVLGAKTTVLLLLMGLLFHDVAMFVDIALAYALLNFIAVLGATRFFLRRRSVNLEDEKSVKEEVR from the coding sequence ATGGAAACCTTTATTCTGACGGTCGCCGTCGTATTGACCCTGCTGATTCTGCTGACTCTCTACCGGGTGGTGGCGGGGCCGACAGTTCTTGATCGCATTGTCGGACTGACGGTACTCGGCGCCAAAACCACGGTTCTCTTGCTGTTGATGGGCCTGCTGTTTCACGACGTGGCGATGTTTGTGGATATCGCCCTGGCCTATGCCCTGCTGAACTTCATCGCGGTGCTTGGCGCCACCAGGTTTTTTCTGCGGCGCCGCAGTGTCAATCTCGAAGATGAAAAATCGGTCAAAGAGGAGGTGCGCTGA
- the mnhG gene encoding monovalent cation/H(+) antiporter subunit G produces MSVVVALLLLAALFFFIVGTVGILRFPDFYTRLHAAGKCDTLASMLALFAVALYTLDGINFAEILVALKILAIAAFVFVASPTATHAITRAALATGVEPWVRPEKRK; encoded by the coding sequence ATGTCTGTTGTGGTGGCTCTGCTGCTCCTGGCGGCGTTGTTTTTCTTTATTGTCGGCACGGTCGGTATTCTGCGTTTCCCCGATTTTTACACGCGCCTTCACGCGGCGGGCAAATGCGATACCCTGGCCAGTATGCTGGCTTTGTTCGCCGTTGCTCTCTACACTCTTGACGGAATCAATTTCGCGGAAATTCTGGTGGCGCTCAAGATTCTCGCCATTGCCGCCTTTGTTTTTGTCGCCAGCCCCACGGCGACCCACGCCATCACCCGCGCCGCTCTGGCGACGGGAGTTGAGCCCTGGGTGCGTCCGGAGAAACGCAAATGA
- a CDS encoding Na(+)/H(+) antiporter subunit B, with protein sequence MIWQVDLIILTMLVICAIGAITVRDLLSAALIFGAYSFLMCLLWAGMGGVDVAFTEATVGAGVSTILFIAAIYRTSRRSKD encoded by the coding sequence ATGATCTGGCAAGTTGATCTGATTATCCTGACCATGCTCGTGATCTGCGCCATCGGAGCGATCACGGTACGCGATCTGCTCAGTGCAGCGCTCATTTTCGGCGCTTACAGTTTTCTCATGTGCCTGCTGTGGGCCGGCATGGGCGGCGTCGATGTGGCTTTTACCGAAGCGACCGTCGGCGCCGGGGTCAGCACCATATTGTTCATTGCCGCTATTTATCGCACCAGCCGAAGGAGTAAGGATTGA
- the mbhE gene encoding hydrogen gas-evolving membrane-bound hydrogenase subunit E has product MKLLALAATLLTGAILLYGTADFPAWGDPESPANTHVSAGYIETAVQATHTPNLVTAVLGDYRAYDTMFELVVIYCAGIGVIGVLRRVRE; this is encoded by the coding sequence TTGAAGCTGCTCGCTCTTGCCGCCACTCTTCTCACCGGTGCCATTCTGCTTTACGGCACCGCCGATTTTCCCGCCTGGGGCGATCCCGAGTCGCCGGCCAACACGCATGTATCCGCGGGCTATATCGAGACCGCGGTCCAGGCTACCCACACCCCCAACCTGGTCACGGCGGTGCTGGGTGACTACCGGGCCTACGATACCATGTTCGAGCTGGTGGTCATCTACTGCGCCGGCATCGGCGTCATCGGCGTTCTGCGGAGAGTCAGGGAATGA
- a CDS encoding Na(+)/H(+) antiporter subunit B: MKILQEQVRAGNLGEDLIIRTAVRMMVPFIQLFSLYVLAHGHYSPGGGFQGGVLLGASFVLMALAFDLKYSKELFPPKVIMAASNIGVLIFAGIGVVCALLGGYFMDYAAFATVIPMAIPDWRSLGILLVELGVQIGVACIMLVLYWELASAGTLEEGL; encoded by the coding sequence ATGAAAATTCTTCAGGAACAGGTCCGCGCGGGCAACTTGGGTGAAGATCTGATCATTCGCACCGCAGTGCGCATGATGGTGCCTTTTATTCAGCTTTTTTCACTTTACGTGCTGGCTCACGGCCATTACAGCCCCGGCGGCGGTTTTCAGGGAGGGGTGCTGCTGGGCGCATCTTTTGTGCTCATGGCCCTGGCGTTTGACCTGAAATATTCCAAGGAGTTATTTCCGCCCAAGGTCATCATGGCCGCGAGCAACATCGGTGTGCTGATTTTTGCCGGCATCGGTGTTGTATGCGCGCTGCTCGGTGGGTATTTCATGGATTACGCCGCTTTTGCCACGGTGATTCCCATGGCGATTCCCGACTGGCGCTCCCTGGGTATTCTGCTGGTCGAACTCGGGGTGCAGATCGGCGTGGCCTGCATCATGCTCGTGCTGTATTGGGAACTGGCCTCCGCCGGAACCCTGGAGGAGGGACTCTGA
- a CDS encoding cation:proton antiporter subunit C, with translation MEGLLEEIVAKYNYWIYVVLMMIGFYAMIGKRNLVKKLIGMNIFQTAIILFFVSTGVKRDAGLAVVDKELALAGAIDVATVVNPLPHVLMLTAIVVGVSVTGIALAVILRIYREYGTLEEDEILEKIGR, from the coding sequence ATGGAAGGCCTGCTCGAAGAGATTGTCGCCAAGTACAATTACTGGATTTACGTGGTGCTGATGATGATCGGCTTCTACGCCATGATCGGCAAGCGCAATCTGGTGAAAAAGCTTATCGGCATGAACATCTTTCAAACCGCCATCATATTGTTTTTCGTCTCGACCGGGGTCAAACGCGATGCCGGCCTGGCCGTTGTCGACAAGGAGCTGGCCCTGGCCGGCGCCATCGACGTGGCGACCGTGGTCAACCCTCTGCCCCATGTGCTTATGCTGACCGCCATTGTCGTCGGAGTCAGCGTCACCGGAATTGCGTTGGCGGTTATCCTGCGCATCTACCGTGAGTACGGCACCTTGGAGGAAGACGAGATTCTGGAGAAAATCGGTCGATGA
- a CDS encoding complex I subunit 5 family protein, which translates to MISANLPAYSVAAPLLMAVVVNLLGARRPALIAPLAMVSLAVSTLCALFLLPRVLRDGPLSYTMGGWEPPWGIELIVDPLSALMLLLVAAVALVATWSAGASVAKELPGREHHFFTLYLILVSGLLALTMTGDTFNLYVMLEITAITTYGLIAMGRERAPLASFNYIIMGTIGACFLLLGTGYLYILTGSLNMVDIGRILPELYGGAAVATAFAFLMVGIWIKTAFFPLHSWLPNAYTFAPSGTSVLIAPLMTKVSVYLMIRLIYTVYSPEYAFVLHPAVPHLIVWAAAIGIFIASSLALAQVEFKKMLTYIIVAEVGYMVGAVWLINEQALTGAVLHIVNDALMTLCLFLVASAVVYRQGSCRFEDFRGLYRRMPWTMAAFTVGAFSMIGVPPTAGFFSKWYLILGGIEAGQYIYVAALIFSSLVNAVLFFRIIEIAFFDGADQALDAEGRVIRNEAPGALVQPLILAAVALIVVGLSAGPLVSGVIAPALSWLY; encoded by the coding sequence ATGATCAGCGCGAACCTTCCCGCTTATTCTGTTGCCGCGCCTCTGCTGATGGCTGTGGTGGTTAACCTGCTGGGCGCCCGTCGCCCCGCCCTGATTGCGCCCCTGGCCATGGTGTCCCTGGCCGTTTCCACCCTGTGCGCGCTGTTTCTGCTGCCGCGCGTGCTGCGTGACGGTCCCTTGAGCTACACCATGGGCGGCTGGGAGCCGCCCTGGGGTATCGAGTTGATCGTCGATCCTCTCTCCGCCCTGATGCTGCTGTTGGTGGCCGCGGTCGCCCTGGTCGCGACCTGGTCGGCAGGCGCCAGCGTCGCCAAGGAGTTGCCCGGGCGCGAGCACCATTTCTTCACTCTTTATCTGATTCTGGTTTCGGGGCTGCTCGCCCTGACCATGACCGGCGACACCTTCAATCTCTACGTCATGCTCGAGATTACCGCCATCACGACCTACGGGCTCATCGCCATGGGCCGCGAACGCGCGCCCCTGGCCAGCTTCAACTACATCATCATGGGCACCATCGGCGCCTGCTTTCTGCTGCTCGGCACCGGTTATCTCTACATCCTCACCGGCTCGCTCAACATGGTCGACATCGGCCGCATCCTTCCGGAGCTCTACGGCGGCGCGGCGGTGGCCACCGCCTTTGCCTTCCTGATGGTGGGAATCTGGATCAAGACGGCCTTTTTTCCTCTGCACAGCTGGCTGCCCAATGCCTACACTTTTGCCCCATCCGGGACCAGCGTGCTGATCGCGCCGCTGATGACCAAGGTGTCGGTGTATCTGATGATTCGCCTCATCTACACGGTCTATTCTCCAGAATATGCCTTCGTGCTGCATCCGGCCGTACCGCACCTCATCGTCTGGGCCGCGGCCATCGGCATTTTTATCGCCTCGTCCCTGGCCCTGGCGCAGGTGGAGTTCAAAAAGATGCTCACCTACATCATCGTCGCCGAGGTCGGTTACATGGTGGGCGCGGTCTGGCTGATCAACGAGCAAGCGCTGACCGGTGCAGTGCTGCACATCGTCAACGATGCGCTCATGACCCTGTGCCTGTTCCTGGTGGCTTCGGCCGTGGTCTATCGTCAGGGCAGCTGCCGTTTTGAGGATTTTCGCGGTCTCTACCGGCGCATGCCCTGGACCATGGCGGCATTTACCGTGGGCGCCTTTTCCATGATCGGGGTGCCGCCGACCGCGGGCTTTTTCAGCAAGTGGTATCTGATCCTCGGCGGTATCGAAGCGGGCCAATATATCTATGTCGCGGCGCTGATCTTCAGCAGCCTGGTCAACGCTGTTTTGTTCTTCCGCATTATTGAAATCGCCTTTTTCGACGGCGCCGACCAGGCCCTTGATGCCGAGGGCCGTGTGATTCGTAACGAGGCGCCGGGCGCCCTGGTACAACCCCTGATCCTGGCCGCGGTGGCCCTGATCGTCGTCGGTCTGTCGGCCGGGCCCCTGGTCTCCGGAGTCATAGCTCCGGCCTTGTCATGGCTGTATTGA
- a CDS encoding monovalent cation/H+ antiporter subunit D family protein, with protein sequence MDLHPSFWPLAAVLISILGAIPIMLSGRNPNVREGWTLIIAVGKFLIVASMLPMVLSGGGYVFTLVEAFPGAPIQLRVDPMGMFFALIASFLWILTSIYSIGYMRSLQEHDQTRYFASFAVAIGATIGVAFSANLLTLYLFYEVLSLSTYPLVAHERNAEARASGRRYLTFLLGASIAFALPGMLLCYSLAGTLDFTQGGIVAGTASPGVLGLMLVMLVAGFAKAGIMPFHPWLPAAMVAPTPVSSFLHGVAVVKVGVFSIARVLLDIFGLDVLGTLSVGAILPYFVSVTIIVASLIALTQDNLKRRLAYSTVGQLSYIILGISMLAPAAVMGGIMHIASHAFGKVTLFYCAGAIYVAAHKKYISDMSGLGRIMPFTFGAFALASMTMIGVPPTAGFVSKWLMLNGALDSDQLALLAVLLSSTLLNAAYFVPIVYQGFFGKPTAEIAAVSGIKEAPLTLVVPLCLTATISLAIGLYPYFFLSLAQLVLP encoded by the coding sequence ATGGATCTTCACCCCTCCTTCTGGCCTCTGGCCGCTGTTCTGATCTCCATACTGGGCGCGATCCCCATCATGCTCTCGGGGCGCAACCCCAACGTGCGTGAAGGTTGGACGCTGATCATTGCGGTGGGAAAGTTTCTCATCGTTGCGTCCATGCTGCCCATGGTGCTGTCCGGTGGCGGTTATGTGTTCACCCTGGTCGAGGCCTTTCCCGGCGCGCCCATCCAGTTACGGGTCGATCCCATGGGCATGTTCTTCGCCCTGATCGCCTCCTTTCTCTGGATTCTGACCTCGATCTACTCCATCGGCTACATGCGCTCCCTGCAGGAGCACGATCAGACCCGCTATTTCGCCTCCTTCGCGGTGGCCATCGGCGCGACCATCGGCGTGGCCTTTTCCGCCAACCTGCTGACCCTCTATCTGTTCTACGAGGTACTGTCGCTTTCCACCTATCCCCTGGTGGCTCACGAGCGCAACGCCGAGGCGCGCGCTTCGGGACGGCGTTATCTGACTTTTCTGCTCGGCGCCTCCATCGCCTTTGCCCTGCCGGGCATGCTGCTGTGCTACAGCCTGGCCGGAACCCTTGATTTTACCCAGGGCGGCATTGTTGCCGGTACCGCCTCGCCAGGCGTTCTCGGCCTGATGCTGGTGATGCTGGTGGCCGGTTTCGCCAAGGCCGGCATCATGCCCTTTCACCCCTGGCTGCCCGCCGCCATGGTGGCGCCCACGCCGGTCAGCAGTTTTCTGCACGGGGTCGCGGTGGTCAAGGTCGGCGTTTTCTCCATTGCGCGGGTACTTCTCGACATTTTCGGTCTCGACGTACTCGGGACCTTGTCTGTGGGCGCGATCCTGCCGTATTTTGTCAGTGTCACCATCATCGTCGCCTCGCTCATCGCCCTCACCCAAGACAATCTCAAGCGCCGCCTGGCCTACTCCACCGTGGGACAACTCTCCTATATCATTCTCGGCATCTCCATGCTCGCGCCGGCGGCGGTCATGGGCGGCATCATGCATATCGCCAGTCACGCTTTCGGTAAGGTTACCCTGTTTTACTGCGCCGGGGCCATCTACGTGGCCGCGCATAAAAAATACATCTCCGACATGAGCGGGTTGGGACGCATCATGCCCTTTACCTTCGGCGCGTTCGCCCTGGCCTCCATGACCATGATCGGCGTGCCGCCGACTGCGGGTTTCGTTTCCAAGTGGCTGATGCTTAACGGCGCGCTCGATTCGGACCAACTGGCGCTGCTGGCGGTGCTCTTAAGCAGCACCCTGCTCAATGCCGCCTATTTCGTGCCCATCGTCTACCAGGGTTTTTTCGGCAAGCCTACGGCTGAAATCGCAGCGGTGTCCGGTATCAAGGAGGCGCCATTGACCCTGGTGGTGCCTCTGTGCCTCACCGCGACCATCTCCCTGGCCATCGGACTCTATCCCTATTTCTTCTTGAGCCTCGCTCAATTGGTGCTGCCATGA
- a CDS encoding Na(+)/H(+) antiporter subunit D, which translates to MTDLWIHPALILLLGAALLPLIPERVRAGYLLLVPTLVFARVHTMAQGTYGEVPFLSWTLTFGRVDALASVFGYIMALMAIIGTLYALKVKKKGEFAAAWVYVAGSLGAIYAGDLITLFLFWEMMAFSSVFLIWFRGRKESLEAGFRYLLVHAAGGVSLLAGILLYSQGADSLAFAGFNVQSPGLGEWLILIGFLLNAAVPPLHAWLPDGYGEATFSGAVFLCAFTTKTAVYALARGFAGLEILIWLGVIMALYGVVYAVLENDSRRLLAYHIISQVGYMVAGVGIGTQLAINGVCAHAFAHILYKGLLFMGCGAVLHMTGQSKFTELGGLYRKMPWTFLFTLIGGLSISAFPLFSGFVSKSMTVQAGFDEHLLWAAFLLMLASAGTFLHTGLKVPYFIWFGKNNCKPETWERAADPPWNMNAAMAITSALCIFIGVYTPYLYDMLPYATDYNPYTSYHLSEAMQLLLFTMLGFFLLLKKLEPKAAIAVDTDWFYRRGGQFFYRAVDKSLNGLNQTGDNLAMRRLPSSLTRFFAQPGGHLQWLLLRPLLRAKGLDETALAREREIITQRSRHGSYPVGGSVLLAVVFLSLVTFLFFIF; encoded by the coding sequence ATGACTGATCTGTGGATTCATCCCGCGCTGATTCTGTTGCTCGGCGCGGCTTTGCTGCCCCTGATTCCTGAGCGGGTGCGCGCGGGCTATCTGCTGCTGGTGCCGACCCTGGTCTTTGCCCGGGTTCACACCATGGCGCAGGGCACCTACGGCGAAGTGCCCTTTTTGTCCTGGACCCTGACTTTCGGACGGGTCGACGCTCTGGCTTCGGTGTTCGGCTACATCATGGCGCTGATGGCTATCATCGGCACCCTCTACGCCCTCAAGGTCAAGAAAAAGGGCGAGTTCGCCGCAGCCTGGGTCTACGTTGCCGGTTCCCTGGGAGCCATCTACGCCGGAGATCTCATTACGCTCTTTTTGTTCTGGGAGATGATGGCGTTCTCCTCTGTGTTTCTCATCTGGTTTCGCGGGCGCAAAGAATCCCTCGAAGCCGGTTTTCGCTACCTTTTGGTGCATGCCGCAGGCGGGGTGTCGCTGCTTGCCGGCATCCTGCTTTACAGCCAGGGTGCGGACAGCCTCGCCTTCGCGGGTTTCAACGTGCAGAGCCCCGGGCTCGGCGAATGGCTGATTCTCATCGGTTTTCTGCTCAACGCCGCGGTGCCGCCCCTGCATGCCTGGCTGCCCGACGGTTACGGCGAGGCGACCTTCAGCGGCGCGGTGTTTCTCTGCGCGTTCACCACCAAGACTGCGGTCTATGCCCTGGCGCGCGGCTTCGCCGGACTGGAGATCCTCATCTGGCTCGGCGTCATCATGGCCCTTTACGGTGTCGTCTACGCGGTTCTGGAAAATGACAGCCGCAGGTTGCTCGCTTATCACATCATCAGCCAGGTGGGTTACATGGTGGCCGGCGTCGGTATAGGTACGCAGTTGGCCATCAACGGGGTGTGCGCTCACGCCTTCGCCCACATTCTTTACAAGGGGCTGCTGTTCATGGGTTGCGGCGCGGTGCTGCACATGACCGGCCAGAGCAAGTTCACCGAGCTCGGCGGCCTCTACCGCAAGATGCCCTGGACTTTTCTCTTTACCCTGATTGGCGGTTTGTCCATTTCGGCATTCCCTCTGTTCAGCGGCTTCGTCAGCAAGTCCATGACGGTGCAGGCCGGGTTCGACGAGCACCTGTTGTGGGCGGCATTTCTGCTCATGCTGGCCTCGGCGGGCACCTTCCTCCACACCGGCCTCAAGGTTCCTTACTTCATCTGGTTCGGCAAGAACAACTGCAAGCCCGAAACCTGGGAGCGTGCTGCCGATCCGCCATGGAACATGAACGCCGCCATGGCCATCACCTCGGCGCTGTGCATCTTCATCGGGGTTTACACTCCCTATCTCTACGACATGCTGCCGTATGCAACGGACTACAATCCCTACACCTCCTATCACCTGTCTGAGGCGATGCAGTTGTTGCTGTTCACCATGCTCGGATTTTTCCTGCTGCTGAAAAAGCTCGAACCCAAGGCGGCCATCGCCGTGGATACGGACTGGTTTTATCGGCGCGGCGGGCAGTTTTTCTATCGCGCCGTGGACAAGAGCCTCAACGGGCTCAACCAGACCGGCGACAATCTCGCCATGCGGCGCCTGCCTTCGAGCCTGACCCGGTTTTTCGCCCAACCCGGCGGCCACCTGCAATGGCTGCTGTTGCGACCGCTGTTGCGCGCCAAGGGCCTTGATGAAACGGCCCTGGCCCGCGAGCGTGAAATCATCACCCAACGCAGCCGTCACGGCAGTTATCCGGTGGGCGGCAGCGTGCTGTTGGCCGTGGTGTTTTTGTCCCTGGTCACATTTTTGTTTTTTATATTCTAG
- a CDS encoding universal stress protein, producing MLKILLALDLSPHSQRAAEYVARVAPHLKGCRVTALVVSSGIPYGAQQSQPVVADESTEPELHGDEDHLQEMKEVQSLLEEIKALLLKSGLDEDNLELRIKPLGRGVALDILDEARALDCDTIVVGRRGLSKVKSLLLGSISSTILQNAEGLTVWVVE from the coding sequence ATGCTCAAAATTCTGCTGGCGTTGGATCTGTCGCCTCATTCCCAGCGCGCGGCTGAATATGTGGCGCGCGTCGCACCTCATCTGAAGGGCTGCCGCGTGACGGCTCTGGTCGTCAGTTCCGGGATCCCTTATGGCGCCCAGCAGTCACAGCCTGTGGTGGCCGATGAATCCACGGAGCCTGAATTGCACGGCGACGAGGATCACCTGCAAGAAATGAAAGAGGTGCAGTCACTGCTGGAAGAGATCAAGGCGCTGCTGCTGAAAAGCGGTCTGGACGAAGACAACCTGGAGTTGCGCATCAAACCCCTGGGCCGTGGGGTCGCTCTTGACATCCTCGATGAAGCGCGCGCCCTTGACTGTGATACGATTGTTGTCGGTCGCCGTGGTCTTTCCAAGGTCAAGTCTCTGTTGCTCGGTAGTATTTCCTCGACCATTCTGCAGAACGCCGAGGGTCTGACTGTCTGGGTTGTGGAATAA